Proteins from a single region of Gasterosteus aculeatus chromosome Y, fGasAcu3.hap1.1, whole genome shotgun sequence:
- the LOC120812627 gene encoding lysoplasmalogenase TMEM86A-like, protein MVSPVTVVKSEGPKLVPFFKATCVYFVLWLPTSSPSWFSALIKCLPIFCLWVFLLAHGFSFLGAHSSARRILAGLIFSSLGDAFLIWQEQGYFVHGLLMFAITHILYSSAFGMKPVNVSAGLAIAAVSSVSYMLLYPYLSGPFTYLVAVYVALIGFMGWRAVAGVQLANDLWTWTKLCACLGSVLFMVSDLTIAVNKFCFPVPYSRAIIMATYYAAQMLIALSAVECQEAEVARKRT, encoded by the exons GTCAAGAGCGAAGGGCCAAAGCTGGTGCCGTTCTTCAAGGCAACCTGTGTGTACTTTGTCCTGTGGCTTCCCACCTCGAGCCCGTCCTGGTTCAGCGCTCTAATCAAATGTCTGCCCATCTTCTGCCTCTGGGTGTTTCTGCTGGCTCATGGGTTCAGCTTCCTCGGCGCTCACTCCAGTGCGCGCAGGATCTTGGCGGGCCTCATCTTTTCTTCTCTGGGTGACGCCTTTCTCATCTGGCAGGAGCAGGGCTACTTTGTTCACG GCCTTCTGATGTTTGCTATCACCCACATCCTCTACTCGTCTGCCTTTGGGATGAAGCCCGTTAACGTGTCCGCCGGCCTGGCGATCGCCGCCGTGTCCTCTGTGAGCTACATGCTGCTGTACCCCTACCTGTCCGGCCCCTTCACCTACCTGGTGGCCGTCTACGTGGCTCTGATCGGCTTCATGGGCTGGAGGGCCGTAGCGGGCGTGCAGCTGGCCAACGACCTGTGGACCTGGACCAAGCTGTGCGCCTGCCTGGGCTCCGTGCTCTTCATGGTCTCCGACCTCACCATCGCCGTCAACAAGTTCTGCTTCCCCGTGCCGTATTCGCGCGCCATCATCATGGCCACCTACTACGCCGCCCAGATGCTGATAGCGCTGTCGGCCGTTGAGTGCCAGGAGGCGGAGGTGGCCCGGAAGAGAACGTGA